A single region of the Triplophysa dalaica isolate WHDGS20190420 chromosome 15, ASM1584641v1, whole genome shotgun sequence genome encodes:
- the cfap99 gene encoding LOW QUALITY PROTEIN: cilia- and flagella-associated protein 99 (The sequence of the model RefSeq protein was modified relative to this genomic sequence to represent the inferred CDS: inserted 1 base in 1 codon), with the protein MNYKELVKEVARLLDKFQKYKQCIDSFTEDAAKELKNLSCDDQKFVIDALLGCITHKKLLDTVVNIFYIHQGTTLLRADRNLFIVVCYFAMFQLDDLGLEHFSKIIKSLDISKMHKFLSFFFNVINLTTQIQEEWSHIYDVTVVHSNWIIPLIRWCGEIDKLLDQLASKMSKGSLPKKSPKKITEPKEFNLTQPKPRPLPAAEVIPQQDKPKPVPATTHKFPKEPDILDEMKQRNRQKALEVLNEAKSQQFRCANPQKSEKTQKVMSQILQSRDAELKFDKSYTSGSPSTQKANSLPVKLNTTAILREGALYNRQLEEELQRLEQLSKGASEPSAFLQWQXEMKDKDLQEELAELESRRLEGRISHEEAVLARERVLERNQHKVQQTKEETAELMRKYAEKRLKEEKEMRDLVQQVADGHKNSKAAKAKLQEIKQRIVKEVSEQSSELLSQALEEAQAELSRKMELIRQIHAFESIPLVRQKFVDETETAGHDLLCEMSLAELRERLMMLRELQEFEQEERRNWILQEKQMKEELLLDQLDNIALCRSLAEQAAAARSQEEKRMKSELREAVSKDERVLALQKTLEQKQQQRQQKKSEKANTKRNEKEPRLGVKKSIHNKQQVLEEHQWQELERSLEQQVHGIIQQSSNKTNAGQKRAF; encoded by the exons ATGAACTACAAAGAACTTGTCAAGGAGGTCGCAAGACTCTTGGAcaaatttcaaaaatacaaacaatgcaTCGACAGCTTTACAGAGGATGCTGCCAAGGAACTTAAG AATCTGTCTTGCGATGACCAGAAGTTTGTTATTGATGCTTTACTTGGATGTATCACACACAAAAAGCTTCTGGATACAGTGGTAAACATATTCTACATTCATCAAGGAACAACTTTACTCAGGGCGGACCGAAACCTGTTCATTG ttgtcTGTTACTTTGCCATGTTCCAGCTTGATGATTTAGGGCTGGAGCATTTCAGTAAAATCATCAAGTCCTTAGATATCTCAAAAATGCACAAA TTCCTGAGCTTTTTCTTTAACGTGATCAACCTTACAACCCAGATCCAGGAAGAATGGAGTCACATCTATGACGTTACTGTTGTACATAGTAACTGGATCATCCCGTTGATCAG ATGGTGCGGTGAGATTGACAAACTTTTGGATCAGCTTGCCAGCAAAATGAGTAAAGGAAGTCTGCCAAAGAAATCGccaaagaaaatcacagaacCCAAAGAGTTTAATCTGACTCAGCCCAAACCTCGACCACTCCCTGCTGCTGAAGTCATTCCACAGCAGGACAAGCCCAAGCCC GTACCAGCCACCACTCACAAATTTCCAAAGGAACCTGACATTCTGGACGAGATGAAACAGAGGAACCGACAGAAAGCATTA GAAGTCCTGAATGAAGCAAAATCGCAGCAGTTCAGATGTGCAAATCCACAAAAGTCTGAGAAAACGCAG AAAGTGATGTCCCAGATTCTTCAAAGCCGTGATGCAGAGCTTAAGTTTGACAAATCGTATACTTCTGGCAGCCCTTCCACCCAAAAG GCAAACAGTTTACCAGTCAAACTGAACACAACAGCCATCCTGCGAGAGGGAGCTTTGTATAACCGTCAATTGGAAGAGGAGTTACAAAG ATTAGAGCAGTTGTCCAAGGGTGCGAGTGAGCCGTCTGCGTTCCTGCAGTGGC AAGAAATGAAAGACAAAGATCTTCAAGAGGAGCTTGCTGAACTGGAGAGCCGGCGACTGGAGGGTCGAATCAGCCATGAGGAGGCGGTGCTGGCACGAGAGCGCGTCCTGGAGCGCAACCAACATAAAGTTCAGCAGACTAAAGAGGAG ACAGCAGAACTGATGCGCAAGTACGCAGAGAAACGTCTGAAGGAGGAGAAGGAAATGAGAGATCTGGTACAACAAGTGGCTGATGGTCACAAGAACTCCAAAGCTGCCAAAGCAAAACTACAAGAAATCAAACAACGCATAG TTAAGGAGGTCTCTGAGCAGAGCAGTGAACTCCTCAGCCAGGCTTTGGAGGAAGCTCAGGCTGAGCTAAGCAGGAAGATGGAGCTTATTCGACAGATTCATGCTTTTGAGTCAATCCCACTGGTCAGACAAAAATTTGTAGATGAAACTGAG ACTGCCGGTCATGATCTGCTGTGCGAGATGTCATTGGCGGAGCTCCGCGAGCGTTTGATGATGCTGAGAGAGTTACAGGAGTTTGAGCAGGAGGAGAGAAGAAACTGGATTCTGCAGGAGAAGCAGATGAAGGAGGAGCTGCTGTTGGATCAACTGGACAACATCGCTCTGTGCAGAAGTCTAGCAGAACAGGCCGCTGCTGCACGCAG TCAAGAGGAGAAAAGAATGAAAAGTGAACTAAGGGAGGCTGTCAGTAAAGATGAGCGAGTTCTGGCCCTCCAAAAGACCCTGGAGCAGAAACAACAGCAAAGACAGCAGAAAAAGAGTGAGAAAGCCAATacaaagagaaatgaaaaagagCCTCGACTCGGAGTCAAGAAATCCATCCACAATAAG CAGCAGGTTCTTGAGGAACATCAATGGCAGGAGCTGGAGCGCAGTTTGGAACAGCAGGTGCACGGGATCATCCAGCAGTCATCCAATAAAACTAATGCTGGTCAGAAGCGAGCTTTCTGA
- the rtkn2 gene encoding rhotekin-2, whose amino-acid sequence MDPPRDIQNFRRNSSTRSTVSSCSSLAMEIKRKKIRESMFFANEDCDIQEKLDFEMRMRAGAYKLLVASTKKEQVLDASRSLLTCNARIKAYMDEAQMRNGQLESRRPSNSQNQAPCKGKVAISGLRIPLFWKDSEHFNSKGSERSVAVFCLVRIGSEILDTGMVIADPSVTDICFEGVNVFSDAKPDFEVKVELYSCGLEEGTFVNTPKKLARKLRSSFGRSSSRKLCPLLDGGDPDTFLQSNPIPQGARYSMLAYTTLGLEQAEGSFQSHSLMILQNVEASSWLPLYGNLCCQLVAQPYCMTQDMMRGYLSQQQSIEGLQRSCQLYCTLRAGRLSCYYSPEEIQAKMEPSLIIPINKDTRIRVVDKDHQRTGSRLTLINPGNGDSAGHVFITETPDVLKEWLDALWQHNYDQSQWQHACSKLMEIEVLSPRKTPLFLTKQADSVYNDLSIGSPGKFESLTDIIHNKIEETDGRFLLGQEEERQPPHWGALFEGSRPVVVQKTILSPGKESIQSITSPPTSTKKKRRAPPPPPDKLPFVQPTCIISNQEKENCKGARPRTGRPSLDAKFSAIIQQLQKNQTSSRKNAPLGQIEPCQHPYIPINEESDQIHNQEPPVPAPRNKLRMSFREKMNPKAW is encoded by the exons GACTGTGACATTCAAGAGAAGTTGGACTTTGAGATGCGAATGAGAGCGGGAGCTTACAAGCTTCTGGTTGCCAGCACTAAGAAAGAGCAGGTGTTAGACGCCTCAAGGAGTCTTTTAACCTGTAATGCCAGAATTAAAGCCTACATGGATGAAGCGCAGATGAGAAATGGGCAACTGGAAAGCAGAAG GCCTTCAAACTCTCAAAATCAAGCTCCTTGTAAAGGGAAGGTGGCTATATCTG gtCTGCGAATTCCTTTGTTTTGGAAAGATTCTGAACATTTTAACAGCAAAGGAA GTGAACGGAGTGTGGCAGTCTTTTGCTTGGTGAGGATTGGCTCAGAGATTCTTGACACAGGAATGGTGATTGCAGACCCATCAGTGACTGATATATGCTTTGAGGGTGTAAACGTATT CTCTGATGCTAAGCCAGATTTTGAAGTAAAAGTGGAGCTGTATAGCTGTGGACTAGAGGAGGGAACCTTTGTCAACACTCCCAAGAAACTTGCCAGGAAGCTGCGCTCTTCATTCGGCAGATCTTCAAGCAGGAAACTCTGCCCCCTTCTGGATGGAGGAGACCCAGACACTTTTCTTCAGTCCAACCCAATTCCACA aGGTGCACGATACTCAATGCTAGCGTACACCACGCTGGGTCTTGAGCAGGCGGAAGGCTCTTTCCAATCCCATTCTCTCATGATCCTGCAAAACG TGGAGGCTTCGTCATGGCTGCCGCTCTATGGAAACCTGTGCTGTCAGCTGGTGGCTCAGCCTTACTGCATGACACAAGACATGATGAGAGGCTACCTGAGCCAACAG CAAAGCATTGAGGGTTTGCAGCGCAGCTGTCAACTGTACTGTACGCTAAGGGCTGGACGTCTTTCTTGCTATTACTCACCAGAAGAGATTCAAGCTAAAATGGAGCCCAGTCTCATTATTCCCATTAACAAG gatACTCGTATCCGCGTTGTAGATAAGGATCACCAGAGGACAGGCTCTAGACTGACCCTAATAAACCCTGGAAATGGAGACTCTGCCGGTCATGTTTTTATAACTGAGACTCCCGATGTCTTGAAGGAGTGGCTTGATGCTTTATGGCAACATAATTATGACCAGA GTCAGTGGCAACACGCATGCAGCAAGCTCATGGAAATTGAGGTTTTATCGCCAAGGAAAACCCCACTCTTTCTGACGAAGCAAGCAGATTCTGTTTATAATGATTTGA GCATTGGCTCCCCTGGGAAATTCGAAAGCCTGACTGACATAATACACAACAAGATCGAGGAAACTGATGGGCGCTTTCTCCTTGGTCAAGAGGAGGAAAGACAGCCTCCTCATTGGGGGGCACTGTTTGAGGGATCTCGACCAGTTGTAGTCCAAAAAACGATTCTGTCGCCGGGTAAAGAAAGCATCCAGTCGATTACAAGCCCCCCCACGAGCACCAAAAAGAAGAGGAGAGCTCCTCCACCCCCTCCTGATAAATTACCATTTGTTCAACCTACCTGCATCATATCTAATCAGGAGAAAGAGAACTGTAAAGGGGCAAGGCCTCGAACAGGGCGACCATCACTGGATGCTAAATTTTCCGCCATCATCCAGCAGCTGCAAAAGAACCAAACTTCCTCTCGGAAAAATGCACCTCTAGGACAGATTGAGCCCTGTCAACACCCTTACATCCCAATAAATGAAGAGTCTGATCAAATACACAATCAGGAACCTCCGGTGCCAGCCCCCAGGAACAAACTGAGGATGTCATTCAGAGAGAAGATGAACCCCAAAGCCTGGTGA